The genome window AAATAAATGAAGATCAATAACGACGTGAAATTACTTATAAAGTTCATGCTTCTAGACAAGCCAGAACTTAATAAAATATTCATTTTATATAGAGCTAAAGAAGAAACAGTCCAAAATGTACCAGTACCTGGTCCGGCAAAACCATCATAAAAACCCAACACAAACCCTTGTATGCTTTGTTTAATTTTGATTAGTACGCTGGGTTTTGGAAAACTGGCGGACTCGCTAAGTGCCGATTTTGAACATAACGTATATAAAGCGCAAAGCAAGATGATAATAGGCAGTAATTTGTTTATTAAATCCGCACTAACAAAATTTACAATTATGGTACCGATGACGGCACCAAATATTGTTGCTACAGCTGCAGAGAACCAAAATAGAGGGTTGAATAGTTTTTTTCGGTAGAAGGTAACCGAAGCAGTAAATGAGCTGAAACACGCCGCTAGTTTATTTGTACCCAAGGCAATATGTGGTGGCAAGCCTGACGATAACAAAACAGGCACGGTCAATAGACCTCCGCCACCAGCAATTGCATCAATAAAACCCGCAATTAACCCAACTAGGGATAATGTTAATAATAAATACGGATCGGAAAAAAGTTCAAACATGGGCGGTTTAATGGCTCTAAAACAATTGAAGTGCTAATTCGTTAACGGGATCTGAGTAAGGGTGACCTAAACCAATTGAAATAGCCAGAAAATAATATTCTTTGTAATATTTTATCTTAGATTACCAAATGGGTAATAAATGTAGGCGTTCTGTATAGAAATGTGTCCGCTTAGTTTTTTTGTATCTGTTTTTATGTGTGGGTTAGTTGTTGTTTTTTAAGTAATAAATAATTTCGTATAAACTAGAGTATATAGTAATAAGTAAATATTTATTATGCAGTTTGGTGAATATATATTCTGAATTTTCATGTATTTATGCGTGAATTGTGTGTGGAATTGTAACTGAGGTGTGTGGTTTTGTAAGAAATTTTGAATTTATGTAATTTATGTTGTTGACCTGTTAAAGAAAATCGTTTTATTATCGTCTTCGACAGATCAGGTCTAATGACCTAATAAAAAGAAAATATAACAAAGCAATATAGCTTTGATTTTTAAACAATAGAATCACTTAGAGTGGTCCAGGGAGTAAACATGTATAGCAATAATAAACTTGCTAAAGCCGTTCGCCTAGCATTAGTGTTTGGCGCAAGCGCAACAGCTGGTATTTCTGCAAACGCATTCGCGGCAGAAGAAGTAACAGCTGAAGAAGAAGTGGAACGCATTGAAGTTACCGGTTCTCGTATTAAACGTACTGATATGGAAGCGGCTAGCCCGATTTCTGTATTTACAGCAGAAGATATTGCCGTTTCAGGTGTATCAACAGTTGAAGGTTTCATCAAAAGCATCCCGGCAATGAATGGCGGTCAAATTGGTTCTAACGTAAATAATGGTAACCGTGGTTTCGCAACTGCTTCTTTACGTGGTTTAGGTGATGGACGTACATTAATACTTATCAATGGTCGTCGTTTCAACTCAGGCGATTTAAACTCTATCCCTACTTCATTCATTGAACGTGTTGAAGTAGTACGTGATGGAGCATCAACTGTTTATGGTTCAGATGCAATTGCTGGTGTTATTAACTTTATCACTAAGAAAGATTTTGAAGGTGTTGAAGTTTCTGCGCAATACGACGTAACTAGTGAAGACGACGGTGAAACTAAAAAGTTCTCAATCGTAACTGGTACTTCTAGCGATAAAGGTAACGTAGTATTCTCAGTAGATTACACTGACCGTGAAGCCGTTAGCCAAGGTGACAGAAGTTACTCTGAATGTCCTCTTTGGGATGACGGTGTAGGATCTAAGCCATACTGTGGTGGTTCATCACATTCTCACTTAGGTCGTGTTAACGTACCTGAAGTAAATGGTCTAGGCCTTGACGCTGGCCGTTATATTACTCAAAACGGTGAAGCAGTACCATTTAGCACTGCGGATCACGGTTACAACTACGCTGCAACAAGTTACTTAGTAACTCCTGCACAAGTGTTTAGTGTAAACGCCGCTTCTACGTATGAAATTACAGACTCAATGTCGATATTTGCTGAAGCTGGTTTCAGTAACCGTCAATCAAGTCAACAAATGGCTCCAGCAGCAACGTTCTGGAGTGCTCCAGTTCCTGCTACTCACCCTGACAATATTTACGGTGTTGATTTATCAGTCAACCGTCGTATTACCGAAGGTGGTGGCCGTGGTTTTGAACAAGATGCTGAAGATTACCGTATTGTTGCTGGTTTAGAAGGCGAATTCGACAATGGTTGGGGTTGGGACGTAGCTTATAACTACTCACGCTTTGTTGATTCACGTATTATGACTGGTGAGCTTAATCGTCCAAATACAGAAACATTACTTGACCCAGCATTATGTGCTGCCGATGACGATTGTCCTGGTTTATGGAACCCGTTTGCTGAAGGTACTATGACTGCTGAGCAACATGCTTATGCTTCTGTTACTTTCTCTCCGGTAAGAAAAGGCCAAACAACTCAGTTTTTAGCCAACCTTACAGGTGACTTAGGTAGTTTCGAATTACCAGGTGGTCCGATTCAGTGGGCAACTGGTTATGAGCGTCGTATTGAAGAGTATTTAAATGAACCTGATGGAGCTGAAGCTTTAGGTCAAGTATATGGCCAAAGTGGCGATAGAACTGAAGGTAGCTATACTGTTGAAGAAATGTATGCAGAATTTAACTTCCCTATTTTAGCTGGCCTACCATTTGCAGAGCGTTTGACGTTAACTGCTGCAGTAAGAACTTCAGATTATAGTAACCAAGATGATACTGCTACTAACACTAAGTTTGGTATTGAATGGGAGCCGGTAGAAGGGTTATTAACTCGTGCTACGTTTGCTGAAGGTTTTAGAGCGCCAAGTATTACTGAATTATTTGATCCACAAGAGCAATCTGCGATTAGTTATACTGATCCTTGTTGGGATTACGGATTAAGCAGCAATGCTACATTAAAAGCTAACTGTGCGGCTGATGGCCTACCAGCAGATTTTAATTCTGATAGTCAGTCAAACTCTGTTATTGGTGGTAACCCAGAACTAGAGCCTGAAGAGTCAGAAAGCTTTACAGCAGGTATTGTTTACTCAGGTTTTGAAAACTTTAGCATTGCAATAGACTACTTCAACATTGAAATTACCGATGGTGTAGGTACTGCTGGTACAGATAACATTGCTGAAAGTTGTTACAACTCTACAGATTTTTCTAGCCCTTTATGTGACTTAATTAAAGGTAACAAGTACGGTCCTATTGATACACCGCCACATCCTACGTCACCGCGTCGTAACGTAAGTGAAGTACTTTCAGGTGTATTAGTAACAAATGCTAACCTTTCAACATTTGAAACGTCTGGTATTGACTTTGACTTTAGCCATAATATGGACATCTTCGGCGGTAACTTTGTAACTACCCTTAACGGTACTTACTTAGATCAATATGATTACACTCTTGTTGCCGGCGGTGAGAAAATCAAAGCTTCTGGTAAAGTTGCGGCTGACCAATGGACAGGTAACCCAGCAGTATTTGCTGAAATAAGAGCAAACTTAGGTTTTACTTTCGCAACTGATAATTATAATGCGAACATTACGTTCCGTTATCAGTCTGAAGGTGATGACTTGTTAGCAGATGATACAACTCTAGATTCAGTTGCTGATTCAATTGTGTACACAGATGTTCAAGGTACATGGTTCGTTAACGACACTTACACCTTATCAGCTGGTGCACGTAACTTACTTGATGAAACACCTCCTTATATGTCGAACTATGATGACTCGAATACAGTTAACTATTCGTATGATCTACCAGGTGCATACTATTACTTAAAAGCAACTGCTAAGTTCTAATATATAAAACCTAGTCGATGTAGGACATTAGCTTTTTAATGTTCAGTAAATGTAAAAAACCCATCTATATGATGGGTTTTTTTTATGTCTTTAAAATTGTTCTAATAAAAATAGAGTTAAAAAGCAAAGTTGGGTTGTAGAATTTAATAACTATAATACATGCATACCAGAATAAACTTTATCTGTTGAGTGACTGAATACAGCGGTTCTTATAGTTACAAGAATAGATAGGAGATCTTATTTAGAACAAATAAAAGATCGCAATTTAATTGTAACTTATTTTAATAGTGTTGGCTTTAAATTGGGACTATGTCGTAAGGTGTAGTGATTCTTTGTTCGTCACTGTTAAAAGGTGTGGTGCCATGCCAAAAATATGAAGGAAACTGTACCATTAAGCCTGCCTGAGGCTCTATGCTTATTTCAGATGATAGTTTTTCTGCCATATTAAAACCTGGCTCACCAAAATTTATCCAGCCTTGTTGTTCAGAATTAGCAATTATTGTTTTTGGTACTTGCACATAGTAACAACTGCTCATCCAGCCAGCAGAGTGATAGTGGTTTTTATGATAACCACTGTTGTTTAATAATACAGACCAAGAATCAGACTCGACAAACCTTTGAGTGTTTCTTGCCAGCAGCGGGTGTATGCTATCTTTTGGTAATTTAGATAAAAACTCAGATGTTTGTTCTTTTAAACTTAAAAACAACGTTTTTATTATTGGCAGATGATAGTCAAATAAATTCTCACTGGTTTGACTGCCACTAATTAATGATTGATCTAAAGGATGCGATTTAGCTAAATGAATAGTTCGCAATTGAGCGGCTAAGCTATGGTTAAATTCACTTAAGTTATGGAAGCCTGCTGGTAAATCAATATGAGCGCTTAAAATAAACTTTTCATAGTCGCATAGGTAATCGTATTCGGCATCATTTAAACCTCTTAATGCAACTGTTTTATAAGCCAGAAGGCCTTGATGGTTAGGCTGTTGCTTGAGCAGTTTATTAAGCATCGACAGTGCTTTATTATATTCGCCCACGCTGAGCAAACTTTTTCCTAATGCAAG of Thalassotalea fonticola contains these proteins:
- a CDS encoding TonB-dependent receptor plug domain-containing protein, with product MYSNNKLAKAVRLALVFGASATAGISANAFAAEEVTAEEEVERIEVTGSRIKRTDMEAASPISVFTAEDIAVSGVSTVEGFIKSIPAMNGGQIGSNVNNGNRGFATASLRGLGDGRTLILINGRRFNSGDLNSIPTSFIERVEVVRDGASTVYGSDAIAGVINFITKKDFEGVEVSAQYDVTSEDDGETKKFSIVTGTSSDKGNVVFSVDYTDREAVSQGDRSYSECPLWDDGVGSKPYCGGSSHSHLGRVNVPEVNGLGLDAGRYITQNGEAVPFSTADHGYNYAATSYLVTPAQVFSVNAASTYEITDSMSIFAEAGFSNRQSSQQMAPAATFWSAPVPATHPDNIYGVDLSVNRRITEGGGRGFEQDAEDYRIVAGLEGEFDNGWGWDVAYNYSRFVDSRIMTGELNRPNTETLLDPALCAADDDCPGLWNPFAEGTMTAEQHAYASVTFSPVRKGQTTQFLANLTGDLGSFELPGGPIQWATGYERRIEEYLNEPDGAEALGQVYGQSGDRTEGSYTVEEMYAEFNFPILAGLPFAERLTLTAAVRTSDYSNQDDTATNTKFGIEWEPVEGLLTRATFAEGFRAPSITELFDPQEQSAISYTDPCWDYGLSSNATLKANCAADGLPADFNSDSQSNSVIGGNPELEPEESESFTAGIVYSGFENFSIAIDYFNIEITDGVGTAGTDNIAESCYNSTDFSSPLCDLIKGNKYGPIDTPPHPTSPRRNVSEVLSGVLVTNANLSTFETSGIDFDFSHNMDIFGGNFVTTLNGTYLDQYDYTLVAGGEKIKASGKVAADQWTGNPAVFAEIRANLGFTFATDNYNANITFRYQSEGDDLLADDTTLDSVADSIVYTDVQGTWFVNDTYTLSAGARNLLDETPPYMSNYDDSNTVNYSYDLPGAYYYLKATAKF
- a CDS encoding TSUP family transporter, translated to MFELFSDPYLLLTLSLVGLIAGFIDAIAGGGGLLTVPVLLSSGLPPHIALGTNKLAACFSSFTASVTFYRKKLFNPLFWFSAAVATIFGAVIGTIIVNFVSADLINKLLPIIILLCALYTLCSKSALSESASFPKPSVLIKIKQSIQGFVLGFYDGFAGPGTGTFWTVSSLALYKMNILLSSGLSRSMNFISNFTSLLIFIYFGQVNFLLGLAMGIFMIIGSWIGAHSAIRYGSKFIRPIFITVVMVMAIKLAYVAWF